Proteins encoded together in one Pseudomonas sp. TCU-HL1 window:
- a CDS encoding 4-hydroxyproline epimerase gives MTSQVFTCIEGHTEGMPVRMVVGGAPELRGATMSERRQHFIEAFDWVRRALMLEPRGHSHMSGTLFYPPVSAEADFSLLFIETSGCLPMCGHATLGSITFALEAGLVKPKTPGQVVVDVPAGQIRARYEQQGDKVTSVRFTNVPGFLLYQDVQIFLPQLGKLKLDIAYGGNFYPIIEVQANYAGCEHFTPEQLLEWGREVQRLVNANFDVVHPDDASIRGVKHCMWAGHPLAKDSHGRAVVIAGDSLVDRSPCGTGSSARVAQRFARGWLKEGEAFRHESIIGSRFTGRVEATTTLSNGAAAVYPSIEGSAWITGRAEFYVDDTQPYWDGFSLGDFVGNKGAA, from the coding sequence ATGACCAGCCAAGTTTTCACCTGTATCGAAGGCCACACCGAAGGCATGCCGGTGCGCATGGTGGTGGGAGGCGCGCCGGAGCTGCGCGGCGCGACCATGAGCGAGCGGCGTCAGCATTTCATCGAAGCGTTCGACTGGGTCCGTCGTGCCCTGATGCTGGAACCCCGTGGCCACTCCCACATGTCCGGCACCCTGTTCTATCCCCCGGTCAGCGCCGAGGCCGATTTCAGTCTGCTGTTCATCGAGACGTCCGGCTGCCTGCCCATGTGCGGTCACGCGACGCTGGGCTCCATCACCTTCGCCCTGGAAGCGGGCCTGGTGAAGCCGAAAACACCGGGCCAGGTGGTGGTGGATGTTCCGGCCGGCCAGATCCGCGCCCGCTACGAGCAGCAGGGCGATAAGGTCACCTCGGTGCGCTTTACCAACGTGCCGGGCTTCCTGCTCTACCAGGACGTACAGATCTTCCTGCCGCAACTGGGCAAGTTGAAGCTCGACATCGCCTACGGCGGCAACTTCTACCCGATCATCGAAGTCCAGGCCAACTACGCCGGCTGCGAGCACTTCACGCCCGAGCAGTTGCTGGAGTGGGGCCGGGAAGTGCAGCGACTGGTCAATGCCAATTTCGATGTGGTGCATCCGGACGATGCCTCGATTCGCGGCGTGAAGCACTGCATGTGGGCCGGCCACCCGCTGGCCAAGGACTCGCATGGGCGTGCTGTCGTCATCGCCGGTGACAGCCTGGTGGACCGTTCGCCTTGCGGCACGGGAAGCTCCGCGCGCGTTGCCCAGCGCTTCGCTCGAGGCTGGTTGAAGGAAGGGGAAGCCTTCCGTCACGAAAGCATTATCGGCAGCCGCTTCACCGGCCGTGTGGAGGCCACCACGACTCTGTCGAACGGCGCTGCGGCGGTTTATCCGAGCATCGAAGGCAGTGCCTGGATTACCGGCCGTGCCGAGTTCTACGTGGATGACACGCAACCGTACTGGGACGGCTTCTCCCTGGGCGATTTCGTTGGCAACAAGGGGGCCGCATGA
- a CDS encoding amino acid ABC transporter permease, with product MNYQFDFHFLSGNFGVLWDGLKVTLELALVSNLIGLVLGFGLCLLTMSRWFFLRWPAQLFIEFFRCTPALLQIVWFFYCVPMLFNVFIDPVAMGFLALGLNLTAFNAEAYRAGVQAVPREHLDACVALGLRPWQRTLYVVLPQALRSALPVLMTNGIGTLQQSALVAIVAVSDLMYVGKSLATEAYRPLETYTVIALIYFALSLPIGQLVQLIERRQDAAAAR from the coding sequence ATGAACTACCAATTCGACTTCCACTTCCTGAGCGGAAACTTCGGCGTCCTCTGGGACGGTCTGAAGGTCACGCTGGAACTGGCGCTGGTCTCCAACCTCATCGGCCTGGTGCTGGGCTTCGGCCTCTGCCTGCTGACCATGAGCCGCTGGTTCTTCCTGCGCTGGCCCGCCCAGTTGTTCATCGAGTTCTTCCGCTGCACCCCGGCGTTGCTGCAGATCGTCTGGTTCTTCTACTGCGTGCCGATGCTCTTCAACGTGTTCATCGATCCGGTCGCCATGGGCTTCCTGGCGCTGGGCCTGAACTTGACCGCATTCAATGCCGAGGCCTATCGCGCCGGTGTTCAGGCGGTGCCGCGTGAGCATCTGGATGCTTGCGTTGCCCTGGGGCTGCGTCCCTGGCAGCGGACCCTGTACGTGGTGCTCCCGCAAGCCTTGCGCAGTGCCTTGCCGGTGCTCATGACCAACGGCATCGGCACCCTGCAACAGAGCGCACTGGTCGCCATCGTCGCTGTCTCCGACCTCATGTACGTGGGCAAGAGCCTGGCTACCGAGGCTTATCGGCCGCTGGAAACCTACACAGTGATCGCCCTGATCTACTTCGCCCTGTCGTTGCCGATCGGCCAGTTGGTGCAACTGATCGAGCGTCGCCAGGACGCTGCGGCCGCGCGCTGA
- the dapA gene encoding 4-hydroxy-tetrahydrodipicolinate synthase: MQLKGILPALVTPFDKSGAVDHETLAAIIEYQLNAGVSGFVPLGSTGEYYALTNEERRQVMATVKEVVADRGVLIAGANGSCTREVIEQVKQTRDAGYSNVLIAPPYYALPSQQELIGHYQAVLDAVPDVNVVLYNYPVRTNVEVGFEVLEAFKNHPRVIAIKESSGNLLRAIEIGNTYKDNYQLSCGSDDQALDFFLWGASSWICGPANCFPDQVVDFYRKYSSGDLAGAQAVMRSLFPVMASMESGKFIQKVKYGCELAGFNAGNARMPLQPLTDDEKAEFRKVFEASQR, from the coding sequence ATGCAACTGAAAGGCATCCTGCCCGCCCTCGTCACGCCCTTCGACAAGTCCGGCGCGGTCGACCACGAAACCCTGGCAGCCATCATCGAATACCAACTGAACGCCGGCGTCAGCGGCTTCGTTCCGCTGGGCTCCACCGGCGAGTACTACGCCCTGACCAACGAAGAGCGTCGCCAGGTCATGGCGACCGTGAAGGAAGTGGTGGCTGACCGTGGCGTGCTCATCGCCGGCGCCAACGGCTCCTGCACCCGCGAAGTGATCGAGCAGGTCAAGCAGACCCGCGACGCTGGCTACAGCAACGTGCTGATCGCGCCGCCGTACTACGCGCTGCCGTCCCAGCAGGAGCTGATCGGCCACTACCAGGCTGTGCTGGACGCGGTGCCGGACGTCAACGTGGTGCTCTACAACTACCCGGTGCGCACCAACGTGGAAGTCGGCTTCGAAGTGCTGGAAGCCTTCAAGAACCACCCGCGCGTGATCGCCATCAAGGAAAGCAGCGGCAACCTGCTGCGCGCCATCGAGATCGGCAACACCTACAAGGACAACTACCAGCTGTCCTGCGGCTCCGACGACCAGGCCCTGGACTTCTTCCTGTGGGGCGCCAGCAGCTGGATCTGCGGCCCGGCCAACTGCTTCCCGGACCAGGTGGTGGACTTCTACCGCAAGTACTCGTCCGGTGATCTGGCCGGCGCGCAGGCGGTGATGCGCTCGCTGTTCCCGGTCATGGCCAGCATGGAGTCCGGCAAGTTCATCCAGAAGGTGAAGTACGGCTGCGAACTGGCAGGCTTCAACGCCGGCAACGCGCGCATGCCGCTGCAACCGCTGACCGATGACGAGAAGGCCGAATTCCGCAAGGTATTCGAAGCTTCCCAGCGTTGA
- a CDS encoding GntR family transcriptional regulator has product MSNDSVEPESSGRRHGGRYIYEELRKQILTLKLKPGAPLDEVSLAAQFGLSRSPVRDALARLITEGLVTILPNRTTLVTPFEIEEFPNYVSALDLIQRAVTRLAALQRTDEDMAQIRAAENAYMESISKGDFQAMTELNKALHMEIARAGKNPYLTSYYEKLLGEGQRLLHLHFDFIVSAASSSGLGRDHEEIVEAIAARDADAAENAAHEHTLLFQRRFLDFMQQNLTSQMRIS; this is encoded by the coding sequence ATGAGTAACGATTCAGTAGAGCCGGAGAGCAGCGGTCGTCGTCACGGCGGGCGATACATTTACGAGGAGCTGCGCAAGCAGATACTCACGCTGAAGCTGAAGCCCGGTGCTCCATTGGATGAGGTTTCGCTTGCGGCCCAGTTCGGTCTTTCGCGCTCTCCAGTACGTGATGCTCTGGCCCGCCTGATCACCGAAGGGCTGGTGACGATCCTGCCGAACCGCACCACGCTGGTGACGCCGTTCGAGATCGAGGAGTTTCCGAACTATGTATCGGCGCTGGATCTGATCCAGCGCGCCGTTACCCGGCTGGCGGCCCTGCAACGCACCGACGAAGACATGGCGCAAATCCGTGCCGCGGAAAACGCCTACATGGAGTCCATCAGCAAGGGCGACTTCCAGGCCATGACGGAGCTGAACAAAGCGCTTCACATGGAAATCGCGCGCGCCGGCAAGAATCCCTACCTGACCAGCTACTACGAGAAGCTGTTGGGCGAGGGGCAGCGGCTCTTGCACCTGCATTTCGATTTCATCGTCAGTGCGGCAAGTTCATCCGGGCTGGGGCGCGACCACGAGGAGATCGTCGAGGCGATTGCCGCGCGTGATGCGGATGCTGCCGAGAATGCGGCGCACGAGCACACCCTGTTGTTCCAGCGCCGGTTCCTCGACTTCATGCAGCAGAACCTGACGTCCCAGATGCGGATTTCGTAG
- a CDS encoding GntR family transcriptional regulator, whose translation MGVVTLEAENSGKRHGGRYIYEELRKQILTLQLKPGAQLDEVSLAAQFGVSRSPVRDALARLISEGLVTILPNRTTLVTPFEIEEFPKYIAALDLTQRAVTRLAAINRTEQDLDRIREANTAYVRALGLGNFQEMSERNKAFHLEIAKAGRNPYLTNYYEKLLGEGQRLLHLHFDFIVSSQMTRPDEDHDKIIEAIVNRQADEAEAASHEHTLLFRDRFLEFMKQNLTKNISIL comes from the coding sequence ATGGGCGTAGTGACATTAGAAGCGGAAAACAGTGGGAAGCGGCATGGCGGTCGCTACATCTACGAAGAGCTGCGCAAGCAGATCCTGACGTTGCAACTCAAGCCCGGCGCCCAGCTGGATGAGGTCTCCCTGGCGGCGCAGTTCGGTGTCTCGCGCTCGCCGGTGCGCGATGCCCTGGCACGGCTGATCAGTGAAGGCCTGGTCACCATCCTGCCGAACCGCACCACCCTGGTGACCCCGTTCGAGATCGAAGAGTTTCCCAAGTACATCGCCGCCCTGGACCTGACCCAGCGCGCGGTGACCCGCCTTGCGGCGATCAACAGGACTGAACAGGACCTCGACCGCATCCGCGAGGCCAATACGGCTTACGTCCGGGCTCTGGGGCTGGGCAACTTCCAGGAAATGTCCGAGCGAAACAAGGCGTTTCATCTGGAGATCGCCAAGGCGGGCCGCAATCCCTACCTCACGAACTACTACGAAAAACTGCTGGGGGAGGGGCAGCGACTGCTTCACCTTCATTTCGATTTCATCGTCAGTTCGCAAATGACCCGTCCGGATGAGGACCACGACAAGATCATCGAGGCCATCGTCAACAGGCAGGCTGACGAGGCGGAAGCCGCTTCACATGAACACACGCTGCTCTTTCGTGATCGCTTCCTGGAGTTCATGAAACAGAACCTGACGAAGAACATCTCGATTCTCTAA
- a CDS encoding aldehyde dehydrogenase family protein, with protein sequence MNSYDQLYINGQWVAPVKGGTFETVDPSSEALIARVAAATAEDVDLAVKAARQAFDEGPWPQMNGSARAAVLRRIAQGIRDRQQELAELEVRDNGKPLPEALWDIGDTAGCFDFYADLAEDLDSHVEQPVALADERFNSVARKEPVGVAGAIIPWNFPMLMAAWKVAPALAAGCSMVLKPSELTPLTALELARIADKAGLPAGVLNVIPGMGPDAGAPLAEHPGIDKLAFTGSVPTGSRIMQAAAKDIKNISLELGGKSPFIVFADSDIEAAVEWIMFGIFWNQGQVCSATSRVLVQRDLYQPLLGRLKEEAEKVRIGNGLEEGVLLGPLVNKGQYDKVLAAIARGREEGAQLVYGGERPGGFDQGFYLQPTIFADVPEDSWIWQEEIFGPVVCIRPFDNEAEALSSANDSRFGLAAAVMSKDLERAERVARKLRAGIVWINCSQPTFTEAPWGGYKQSGIGRELGEWGLNNYLETKQITRYDSEQPWAWYIK encoded by the coding sequence ATGAATTCGTACGACCAGCTCTATATCAATGGCCAGTGGGTTGCCCCGGTCAAAGGTGGCACCTTCGAAACCGTCGATCCGAGCAGTGAGGCGCTGATCGCCCGCGTGGCGGCCGCCACGGCGGAAGACGTGGACCTGGCGGTGAAAGCCGCTCGCCAGGCCTTCGATGAGGGCCCTTGGCCGCAGATGAATGGCTCCGCCCGTGCCGCCGTGCTGCGCCGCATCGCCCAGGGCATCCGTGATCGCCAGCAGGAGCTGGCCGAGCTGGAGGTGCGCGACAACGGCAAGCCACTGCCCGAAGCGCTCTGGGACATTGGCGATACCGCCGGCTGCTTCGATTTCTACGCGGACCTCGCCGAGGACCTGGACAGCCATGTGGAACAGCCCGTGGCCCTGGCCGACGAGCGTTTCAACTCCGTGGCCCGCAAAGAGCCGGTCGGTGTCGCTGGCGCGATCATCCCCTGGAACTTCCCGATGCTGATGGCCGCCTGGAAAGTCGCTCCGGCGCTGGCCGCCGGTTGCAGCATGGTGCTCAAGCCCTCCGAGCTGACACCTCTGACCGCGCTGGAACTGGCCCGCATCGCCGACAAGGCCGGGCTGCCCGCCGGTGTGCTGAACGTGATTCCGGGAATGGGCCCGGACGCCGGCGCGCCGCTGGCCGAGCACCCCGGTATTGACAAGTTGGCCTTCACCGGCAGCGTGCCCACTGGCAGCCGGATCATGCAGGCGGCTGCCAAGGACATCAAAAACATCAGCCTGGAGCTTGGCGGCAAGTCGCCCTTCATCGTCTTCGCGGATAGCGATATCGAAGCTGCCGTCGAGTGGATCATGTTCGGCATCTTCTGGAACCAGGGCCAGGTCTGTTCCGCCACCTCTCGCGTACTGGTCCAGCGCGACCTGTATCAGCCGCTGCTGGGGCGCCTGAAGGAAGAGGCGGAGAAGGTGCGCATCGGCAACGGCCTGGAAGAGGGCGTGCTGCTCGGTCCGCTGGTGAACAAGGGGCAGTACGACAAGGTCCTGGCCGCCATCGCCCGTGGCCGTGAGGAGGGCGCGCAACTGGTTTACGGTGGCGAGCGTCCGGGCGGTTTCGACCAGGGCTTCTACCTGCAACCCACCATCTTCGCGGACGTACCGGAAGACAGCTGGATCTGGCAGGAAGAAATCTTCGGCCCGGTGGTTTGCATCCGTCCCTTCGACAACGAAGCCGAAGCCCTGAGCTCGGCCAACGATTCACGCTTCGGCCTGGCCGCCGCCGTGATGTCGAAGGACCTGGAGCGCGCTGAGCGCGTGGCCCGCAAGCTGCGTGCCGGTATCGTCTGGATCAACTGCTCGCAACCCACCTTCACCGAGGCCCCCTGGGGCGGCTACAAGCAGAGCGGCATCGGCCGTGAGCTGGGTGAATGGGGCCTTAACAACTATCTGGAAACCAAGCAGATCACCCGCTACGACAGCGAGCAGCCCTGGGCCTGGTACATCAAGTGA
- a CDS encoding amino acid ABC transporter ATP-binding protein: MNSPYLVAAQPQPAIASNSAAGDFIQLRGVCKSYGEQLVVMDNMNLDMRADDRLVIIGPSGSGKSSLLRVLMGLEGIQGGTISFQGKPYISGSAGRGKLDEKLRNQIGMVFQHYTLFPHLSVLSNLILAPTKVHGLSKAEATERARLYLARLGLESKLNAYPSQLSGGQKQRVAIARALMLEPKLMLFDEVTSALDPEMVIEVQNVMMQLAEQKMAMIIVTHDMHFARHIATRVVFCANGKVVEQGPPEQIFTQPKEARTREFLEKVLHLD, translated from the coding sequence ATGAATTCCCCCTATCTGGTGGCTGCCCAGCCGCAGCCCGCGATCGCCTCCAATTCGGCTGCTGGCGACTTCATTCAGCTGCGCGGCGTATGCAAGTCCTATGGCGAGCAGTTGGTCGTGATGGACAACATGAACCTGGACATGCGCGCCGATGACCGTCTGGTGATCATTGGTCCGAGCGGTAGCGGCAAGAGTTCGCTGCTGCGGGTGCTGATGGGGCTGGAAGGCATCCAGGGCGGGACCATCAGCTTTCAGGGCAAGCCTTACATCAGCGGTTCCGCCGGGCGTGGAAAGCTGGATGAGAAGCTGCGCAACCAGATTGGCATGGTGTTCCAGCACTACACCCTGTTTCCGCACCTGTCGGTACTGAGCAACCTGATCCTGGCCCCCACCAAGGTCCATGGCCTGTCCAAGGCCGAAGCAACGGAGCGCGCCCGGTTGTACCTGGCCCGCCTGGGCCTGGAAAGCAAGCTCAACGCCTATCCCAGCCAGTTGTCCGGCGGCCAGAAGCAGCGCGTGGCCATCGCCCGTGCCCTGATGCTGGAGCCCAAGCTGATGTTGTTCGATGAGGTGACCTCCGCCCTCGACCCGGAAATGGTCATCGAAGTGCAGAACGTGATGATGCAGCTGGCCGAGCAGAAGATGGCGATGATCATCGTCACCCACGATATGCACTTCGCCCGGCACATCGCCACCCGCGTGGTGTTCTGCGCCAACGGCAAGGTGGTCGAGCAAGGCCCGCCGGAGCAGATCTTCACCCAGCCCAAAGAAGCCCGTACCCGGGAATTCCTCGAAAAAGTCCTGCACCTGGACTGA
- a CDS encoding DMT family transporter codes for MQTKLFPRHIAALLLAGLACAFAGNHIAARIAFDDGAGLLLAILCRSGVTMLVLGILVFLKRESVRLGPAMAGWQLLMGCLIGFQSFCIYSAVARIPVGLALLVVNLSPVFLALFTYVLGGPAPTRRSVVLMACILCGLLIALDVPTIVAGQGQFDERWIEGVLFSLVGAAVFGAAMWVSENRLSGMAGTVRSMLTMALVFAVALLASAANVVPGGLSMPESTGGWLALSFLVVLYGAAFSTLFIFMPRLDIARNAPVLNVEPVAGLMFGWLILDQQLSALQLVGGGMVVAGIVLLAYRRQG; via the coding sequence ATGCAAACCAAGCTCTTCCCGCGACATATTGCGGCCCTGCTTCTTGCCGGGCTGGCCTGCGCCTTTGCTGGTAACCATATTGCCGCCCGCATTGCCTTCGATGACGGCGCTGGATTGCTGCTGGCGATCCTGTGTCGCTCCGGCGTCACCATGCTGGTGCTGGGCATTCTTGTTTTCCTGAAGCGGGAATCCGTTCGCCTCGGGCCAGCGATGGCCGGCTGGCAGTTGCTGATGGGTTGCCTGATAGGCTTCCAGAGCTTCTGCATCTACTCCGCAGTGGCCCGAATTCCAGTCGGCCTGGCACTACTCGTGGTTAATCTTTCTCCGGTCTTCCTGGCGCTGTTCACCTATGTCCTGGGTGGTCCGGCACCTACTCGTCGTTCAGTGGTGCTCATGGCCTGCATCCTCTGCGGTCTGTTGATTGCGCTGGATGTGCCGACCATCGTTGCTGGGCAAGGTCAGTTCGACGAGCGCTGGATAGAGGGGGTCCTGTTCAGCCTGGTCGGCGCAGCGGTGTTCGGCGCCGCCATGTGGGTTTCCGAGAACCGGCTATCGGGCATGGCCGGTACCGTGCGCAGCATGCTGACCATGGCGCTGGTTTTCGCCGTCGCCCTCCTGGCCAGTGCGGCGAATGTCGTGCCGGGTGGGCTGTCCATGCCAGAGTCGACCGGTGGCTGGCTCGCCTTGTCGTTCCTGGTCGTGCTTTACGGAGCAGCCTTTTCCACGCTGTTCATTTTCATGCCCAGACTGGATATCGCCCGTAATGCGCCCGTGCTGAACGTGGAGCCAGTAGCCGGACTGATGTTTGGCTGGTTGATACTCGACCAGCAGCTCAGTGCGCTGCAACTGGTCGGAGGGGGGATGGTGGTCGCGGGTATCGTGCTGCTGGCCTATCGCCGTCAGGGCTGA
- a CDS encoding NAD(P)/FAD-dependent oxidoreductase, translating into MNAQQSQSAIVIGGGIVGVCCALYLQREGYQVTLVDPAAPGDSTAKWSCGQMAVSEVIPLSKPGILKKIPSWLLDQKGPLALRPSALPGILPWFLRFVSCARHSKIVEIAEAMTTLTENVYEDYAPLLDACADKTLLGDRPIIEVFDSPAGVIHERPHLELRKSLGFSSEELDAGAIAELEPSLAGKFKHGLLFPDWRAVSDTEGFIAALTQSFIDQGGVRVRDQAKRIDNVADRATGVTLASGKCLPAQHVVVAAGTGSRQFFSQLGVDIPLAGIAGYQVVLPNPGVEIRHSVIYADGGFCFSPMTRGLQIGGTIEFAGANAEPNFKRADIILEKAKRILPQLQDSNFEYGVGYRPFLPDTKPVIDRSARLTNVFMAFGHGQLGLTLGATTGRLIADLVAGRPTAQDLTPFSANRFAFIGGLA; encoded by the coding sequence ATGAACGCTCAGCAAAGCCAGTCGGCCATCGTCATCGGTGGTGGCATCGTCGGCGTCTGCTGCGCCTTGTACCTGCAGCGCGAGGGCTACCAGGTCACCCTGGTAGACCCGGCTGCGCCGGGTGACAGCACGGCGAAGTGGAGCTGTGGCCAGATGGCGGTGAGCGAGGTCATTCCGCTGTCCAAGCCCGGCATCCTGAAAAAGATCCCATCCTGGCTGCTGGATCAGAAGGGGCCGCTGGCCCTGCGTCCCAGCGCACTGCCGGGCATCCTGCCGTGGTTCCTGCGCTTCGTTTCCTGTGCCCGGCACTCGAAGATCGTCGAGATTGCCGAGGCCATGACCACGCTGACCGAGAATGTCTACGAGGACTACGCGCCCTTGCTGGATGCGTGCGCGGACAAGACCCTGCTGGGCGATCGTCCAATCATCGAGGTCTTCGACTCGCCGGCCGGCGTGATCCACGAGCGGCCTCATCTGGAGCTGCGCAAGTCCCTGGGCTTCAGTTCGGAAGAGCTGGACGCTGGCGCCATCGCCGAACTGGAGCCGAGCCTGGCCGGCAAGTTCAAGCATGGCCTGCTGTTCCCCGATTGGCGCGCAGTGAGCGATACCGAAGGCTTCATCGCGGCGCTGACCCAGAGCTTCATCGATCAGGGCGGCGTGCGTGTGCGCGATCAGGCGAAACGCATCGACAACGTGGCGGATCGCGCTACCGGCGTCACCCTCGCCAGCGGCAAATGCCTCCCGGCTCAACACGTGGTGGTGGCCGCCGGCACCGGCTCGCGGCAGTTCTTTTCGCAATTGGGCGTGGACATTCCGCTGGCCGGTATCGCGGGATACCAGGTGGTATTGCCCAACCCCGGTGTCGAGATTCGCCACTCGGTGATCTATGCCGACGGCGGCTTCTGCTTCAGCCCCATGACCCGTGGCCTGCAGATCGGCGGCACCATCGAGTTCGCTGGTGCCAACGCTGAACCCAACTTCAAGCGCGCCGATATCATCCTGGAGAAAGCCAAGCGAATCCTGCCGCAACTGCAGGACAGTAATTTCGAGTACGGCGTGGGCTATCGCCCGTTCCTGCCGGACACCAAGCCGGTGATCGACCGTTCCGCACGACTGACCAACGTGTTCATGGCCTTCGGCCACGGCCAGCTCGGCCTGACCCTTGGCGCCACGACCGGGCGCCTGATCGCCGACCTGGTCGCCGGAAGACCGACCGCCCAGGACCTGACGCCTTTCAGCGCCAACCGTTTCGCCTTCATTGGAGGACTCGCATGA
- a CDS encoding amino acid ABC transporter permease, with product MTIDFSIVLTYWHVLLKGLALTLAITLGCAVIGSLAGFVLSLLRMSRLKLLKLPTTLYVEFFRGTPLLIQLFWVFFCFPVVFGMDIPPYVSVIISLTLYMAAITSETFRGALKSIASEQHDACTALGLTSRVKVLYVIFPQALLRAIPPLLSNVVSLFKESALISSVGIADLMFVGQNISNSTARPVEFLSAVAVIYFLVAFPLTRLVGVVEARMLRRYAY from the coding sequence ATGACCATCGATTTCTCCATCGTCCTGACCTACTGGCACGTGCTGCTCAAGGGTCTGGCGCTGACCCTGGCCATCACCCTCGGCTGCGCCGTGATCGGCAGCCTGGCGGGGTTCGTGCTCAGCCTGCTGCGGATGTCCCGCCTCAAGCTGCTGAAACTGCCGACCACCCTGTATGTGGAGTTCTTTCGCGGCACGCCGCTGCTGATCCAGCTGTTCTGGGTGTTCTTCTGCTTCCCGGTGGTGTTCGGCATGGATATCCCGCCGTACGTGTCAGTGATCATCTCGCTGACGCTTTATATGGCGGCCATCACCAGCGAGACCTTCCGCGGTGCGCTGAAGTCCATCGCCAGCGAGCAGCACGATGCCTGCACCGCCCTGGGCCTGACCTCGCGGGTGAAGGTGCTCTACGTGATCTTCCCGCAGGCACTGCTGCGCGCCATTCCACCGCTGCTGTCGAACGTGGTCAGCCTGTTCAAGGAGAGCGCCCTGATCTCCTCGGTAGGCATCGCTGACCTGATGTTCGTCGGCCAGAACATTTCCAACAGCACGGCCCGGCCGGTCGAGTTCCTCTCCGCCGTCGCCGTCATCTACTTCCTTGTGGCTTTCCCGCTGACCCGCCTGGTCGGTGTGGTCGAAGCCCGGATGCTCCGGCGCTACGCCTACTAA
- a CDS encoding proline racemase family protein gives MRWKKTLQLVDVHCEGEIGKVITGGVVGIPGETMLDKMNHINEVDDSLRRLVMLEPRGCLQMSVNLLLPPTRPEAQAGFIVLQADKAHPMSGSNCICVVTALLELGMLPMQEPETTVVLDTPAGLVTAKARCEDGRCLSVSLDMVPSFVEQLDVAIETEAFGTLKADIAFGGVYYALVDVDQVGLSIAPEHARELAAAGVALKDIINRQVSVQHPLLKALNDVAYVMFRNRVDDRTYQTCTTLPPGRVDRSPCGTGSSANLATLAARGLVEEGDQLVSRSTINGEFQVQLLGRTEVAGKPAVLPRVTGRAWIYGIQQLGVDPDDPLAAGFMLSDTWGPAFPTE, from the coding sequence ATGCGTTGGAAGAAAACGCTTCAGTTGGTGGATGTCCACTGCGAAGGCGAAATCGGCAAGGTCATTACCGGGGGCGTCGTCGGCATCCCCGGTGAGACCATGCTGGACAAGATGAATCATATCAACGAAGTGGACGACAGCCTGCGCCGCCTGGTGATGCTGGAACCGCGCGGCTGCCTGCAGATGTCGGTGAACCTGCTGCTGCCGCCGACCCGACCGGAAGCCCAGGCCGGGTTCATCGTCCTGCAAGCGGACAAGGCCCATCCCATGTCCGGCAGCAACTGCATCTGCGTGGTCACCGCGCTGCTCGAACTCGGCATGTTGCCGATGCAGGAGCCGGAAACCACTGTGGTGCTCGACACGCCGGCAGGCCTGGTAACCGCCAAGGCCCGCTGTGAAGACGGGCGCTGCCTGAGCGTGTCGCTGGACATGGTGCCGTCCTTCGTCGAGCAGCTGGACGTGGCCATCGAAACCGAAGCGTTCGGCACCCTCAAGGCCGACATCGCCTTTGGCGGTGTGTACTACGCCCTGGTGGATGTGGATCAGGTGGGGCTGAGCATCGCGCCTGAGCATGCACGGGAACTGGCCGCCGCTGGTGTTGCCCTCAAGGACATCATCAACCGCCAGGTCAGCGTTCAGCACCCGCTGCTCAAGGCGCTCAACGATGTCGCCTACGTGATGTTCCGCAATCGCGTCGACGACCGTACCTACCAGACCTGCACCACCTTGCCACCGGGGCGGGTGGACCGTTCCCCCTGTGGCACCGGCAGCTCGGCCAACCTCGCCACGCTGGCAGCAAGGGGTCTGGTGGAGGAGGGCGACCAGCTGGTCTCCCGCTCAACCATCAACGGGGAGTTCCAGGTCCAGTTGCTGGGCCGCACCGAAGTGGCGGGCAAGCCCGCCGTGCTGCCACGGGTAACGGGGCGTGCCTGGATCTACGGTATCCAGCAGCTGGGCGTGGACCCCGACGATCCCTTGGCCGCCGGCTTCATGCTGAGCGACACCTGGGGGCCGGCTTTCCCTACTGAGTGA